The Fusarium oxysporum Fo47 chromosome II, complete sequence genome includes a region encoding these proteins:
- a CDS encoding Apc13p protein-domain-containing protein, with translation MVQKQRYFSQSPTNKDSSFTFVHMHRSRDADLFEDFCKDKLPDDEIYVPPVHQPINPEDEDDVVPDQHAAFGIQRATQKSKEPAWKDLGLSELMNKGPSIGTGGKPKGSGSALPR, from the exons ATGGTGCAGAAGCAAAGATACTTCAGCCAGTCACCCACG AACAAAGACTCATCGTTCACGTTCGTCCACATGCACCGCTCCCGCGACGCAGACCTCTTCGAGGACTTCTGCAAGGACAAGCTCCCCGATGACGAGATCTACGTTCCACCTGTTCACCAGCCCATCAACCcggaagacgaagacgatgtcGTGCCTGATCAACATGCTGCTTTTGGAATTCAGCGCGCTACGCAAAAGTCAAAGGAGCCTGCTTGGAAGGACTTGGGGCTTTCGGAGCTCATGAACAAGGGTCCTAGTATTGGAACTGGTGGAAAGCCCAAGGGCTCTGGAAGTGCTCTGCCACGATGA
- a CDS encoding NO signaling/Golgi transport ligand-binding domain-containing protein, with translation MSNLQPPNTVAPTPTPSGNKDPGLRYPSNGKNIYSRPLNRTKTAELSQASFAYLFGEMVTYAQRRVKGIQELEQRLNLQGHSIGLKLLDLLLFREPVRTQTRPLSIIALLHFIKQNIWQHLFGRQADRLEKSANPETPDEYMIIDNEPLVNQYISVPKEMSQLNCAAYVAGIVEGVCDGADFPARVTAHTVAEGDMWPGKTVFLVKFRPEVLEREGFLGKN, from the exons ATGAGCAACCTCCAACCCCCCAACACCGTGGCGCCAACGCCTACACCAAGCGGCAACAAAGACCCTGGCCTGCGATACCCCAGCAATGGAAAGAATATCTACAGTCGCCCATTGAATAGGACCAAGACGGCTGAGCTGAGCCAGGCGAGCTTTGCGTATCTGTTTGGCGAGATGGTGACGTATGCGCAGAGAAGGGTCAAGGGCATTCAGGAGCTTGAACAGCG ACTTAATCTTCAAGGCCACTCTATCGGTCTCAAACTCCTcgatcttctcctctttcgcGAACCAGTGCGTACACAGACTCGACCACTAAGCATCATTGCCCTCCTCCACTTCATAAAGCAAAATATCTGGCAGCACCTCTTTGGTCGTCAAGCAGACCGACTCGAGAAATCCGCCAACCCCGAAACACCAGATGAATATATGATCATCGACAACGAGCCCCTTGTCAATCAATACATCAGCGTACCCAAAGAAATGAGTCAGCTTAACTGCGCTGCGTACGTAGCCGGTATTGTTGAAGGTGTCTGCGATGGAGCTGATTTCCCGGCAAGAGTTACGGCGCATACGGTTGCGGAGGGTGATATGTGGCCTGGCAAGACGGTCTTTCTTGTCAAGTTTAGACCGGAGGTCTTGGAGAGGGAGGGGTTCTTGGGGAAGAATTaa
- a CDS encoding BCS1 N terminal-domain-containing protein produces MDITKMSNMGWPPFLQAMNSTAQPLNSSSSFPGIMDTFLVSAGQASPLLQLFLFVYRFVGAQLGLDPSLLLTLLGCLWGLSKLFDQVYATIDNFLHTYFRCTIYVSENDQIYSTLMQFLSEQQDIATNRHLTAQTVFKSAWDEEEDQADVLATNTVEDAEDSPKYLNFASDAARCNPRYVPAMGTTGFWHDRTYFRVNRKRESLQSTNGWGGTKDVEELKISCFGRSIDPIKQLLADAKTAYFLDTRHKTTIYRPRIKESRRDAWSMWQQVARRPIRPMRTVILEHEEKHDVLRDINEYLHPGTPKWYASRGIPLRRGYLFHGPPGTGKTSFSFALAGVFGIDIYVISLQDPTVSEEDLAVLFTRLPRRCVVLLEDIDTAGLRRPNDEEDEEENEDGTGEKAGEAKGKKTEKAEKKEKKKSKKAKDSSDSDTDSSEEDRKRRRKRRRNRRDRENTSNRGTNNILTVESISLSGLLNAIDGVASHEGRILIMTTNKPESLDEALIRPGRVDVQVGFKNATSAQASELFYRMYEMSRNKPVPMSKTKPTAPKPQNGSIHSLVDSKGKETTLSIDDLKTISQEFGQLIPEGMFSPAEIQGFLLKRKKSPRKALEDASGWIEATVKQKELKSKVVTVQ; encoded by the exons ATGGACATCACAAAGATGAGCAATATGGGCTGGCCTCCTTTTCTCCAAGCCATGAACAGCACCGCTCAACCACTgaactcttcttcatcgttcCCTGGAATAATGGACACTTTTCTTGTATCCGCAGGCCAAGCATCGCCTCTACTCCAGCTCTTCCTATTCGTCTACCGCTTCGTGGGCGCTCAGTTGGGTCTTGACccatctctcctcctcaccctCCTCGGTTGTCTCTGGGGCTTGTCTAAACTCTTCGATCAAGTATATGCAACGATCGATAACTTCCTTCACACCTATTTCAGGTGTACCATATACGTTAGCGAGAATGACCAGATCTATTCTACGCTCATGCAGTTCCTGTCGGAGCAGCAAGACATTGCGACTAATCGTCATCTTACAGCCCAGACTGTTTTTAAGAGTGCTTgggacgaagaagaagatcaagcagATGTGTTGGCCACGAATACTGTCGAAGACGCTGAAGATTCGCCTAAGTATCTCAACTTTGCCAGCGACGCAGCTAGATGT AACCCACGATATGTCCCAGCCATGGGCACGACAGGGTTTTGGCACGACAGGACGTACTTTCGGGTCAACCGTAAGAGAGAGTCTCTGCAAAGTACCAACGGTTGGGGAGGGaccaaggatgttgaggagctTAAAATATCTTGCTTCGGCAGGTCTATTG ACCCTATCAAGCAGCTTCTCGCAGATGCCAAAACAGCCTATTTCCTCGATACTCGCCACAAGACCACTATCTACCGCCCAAGAATAAAAGAAAGTCGCCGTGATGCTTGGAGCATGTGGCAGCAAGTTGCCCGGAGACCTATCAGACCAATGAGAACTGTGATTCTCGAGCATGAAGAGAAGCACGACGTATTACGTGACATCAACGAGTATTTGCACCCCGGAACTCCTAAGTGGTATGCTTCACGAGGTATTCCCCTGCGCCGTGGTTATCTCTTTCATGGACCACCTGGCACTGGCAAGACAAGTTTTTCGTTTGCATTGGCTGGTGTTTTCGGTATCGATATCTATGTCATCAGTCTTCAAGATCCTACCGTCAGCGAAGAGGATCTGGCTGTTTTGTTCACCAGACTTCCTCGCCGATGTGTTGTCCTTTTGGAAGACATCGACACTGCTGGTCTTCGTCGTCCcaacgatgaagaagatgaagaggagaatgAAGACGGTACCGGAGAAAAGGCCGGCGAGGCCAAAGGCAAAAAGACTGAAAAAGcggagaagaaagaaaagaagaaatccAAAAAGGCCAAAGACTCTTCCGACAGCGACACCGACAGCTCTGAAGAGGACAGAAAGAGACGCAGAAAGCGAAGACGAAacagaagagacagagagaatACCAGCAACAGGGGTACTAATAACATCTTGACTGTGGAAAGTATTTCACTTTCTGGACttctcaacgccatcgaCGGTGTTGCTTCGCATGAAGGTCGcatcctcatcatgacaaccaACAAGCCCGAGTCCCTCGACGAGGCTCTCATTCGACCGGGACGAGTCGATGTGCAAGTTGGGTTCAAGAACGCAACCAGCGCACAGGCATCGGAGCTCTTTTACCGAATGTACGAGATGTCGCGTAACAAGCCAGTCCCTATGTCCAAGACCAAACCAACCGCACCCAAGCCACAGAATGGCAGTATTCACAGTCTCGTGGATAGCAAAGGCAAAGAGACCACTCTGTCGATCGATGATCTCAAGACGATCTCCCAGGAGTTTGGACAACTTATCCCAGAGGGTATGTTCTCGCCTGCGGAGATTCAGGGGTTCTTGCTCAAGCGCAAGAAGAGTCCTCGAAAGGCGCTTGAGGATGCTTCTGGTTGGATTGAGGCTACTGTTAAGCAGAAAGAGCTCAAATCCAAGGTTGTTACTGTCCAGTAG
- a CDS encoding CRAL-TRIO domain-containing protein: MASSTENTAGPRKTPIASPGPNSKPLPRPELTDEQKTKYEALLEQVKGITEIQCEKKADEEDKSGPITDHERSWLTRECLLRYLRATKWSVDDSAKRLKATLAWRREYGLEGFTPEYISPEQETGKQMIIGYDRQGRPCQYLNPARQNTDTSPRQLHHLFYMVERVTDLMPPGVEMLSLMINFKPSKERKNTSVPVSVAREVLHILQNHYPERLGKALIINVPWIVWGFFKIITPFIDPVTREKLKFNEDMKQYVPPEQLWSLDWGGDMDFEYDHETYWPALNELCRQKRDEKYRRWEAAGKEIGESEDYLAGGTDVSVKGFKFGEDAGVKDVQEKLAETKLEEQSVAA, encoded by the exons ATGGCGAGCTCAACAGAAAACACGGCTGGTCCTCGAAAGACACCCATTGCCAGCCCAGGACCCAACAGCAAACCTCTCCCAAGGCCAGAATTGACAGACGAGCAAAAGACAAAGTATGAGGCTCTGCTAGAGCAAGTCAAGGGTATCACCGAGATCCAATGTGAGAAGAAAGCCGACGAGGAGGACAAATCAGGCCCTATCACTGATCACGAGCGCTCATGGCTCACCCGCGAGTGTCTCCTCCGTTATCTCCGCGCTACAAAGTGGTCAGTCGACGACTCCGCCAAGCGGCTCAAGGCAACTCTCGCATGGCGTCGGGAGTACGGTCTTGAGGGTTTCACGCCGGAGTACATCTCTCCTGAGCAGGAGACCGGAAAGCAGATGATCATTGGTTATGATCGTCAGGGTCGTCCGTGCCAGTATCTCAACCCGGCAAGGCAAAACACGGATACTAGTCCCCGACAGCTGCATCATCTGTTCTACATGGTTGAGCGGGTGACGGATCTCATGCCGCCTGGAGTGGAGATGCTGAGCCTCATGATTAATTTCAAGCCCAGCAAGGAGCGCAAGAACACGAGTGTGCCCGTGTCTGTTGCGCGAGAGGTGTTGCATATTCTGCAGAACCACTATCCTGAGAGACTAGGCAAGGCTCTTATCATCAACG TACCGTGGATCGTATGGGGTTTCTTCAAAATCATCACCCCCTTCATTGACCCCGTGACGCGcgagaagctcaagttcAACGAAGACATGAAGCAGTACGTTCCTCCCGAGCAGCTGTGGAGTCTCGATTGGGGCGGTGATATGGACTTTGAGTATGACCACGAGACATACTGGCCAGCGCTGAACGAGCTGTGCCGCCAGAAGCGTGACGAAAAGTACCGACGGTGGGAGGCAGCTGGCAAGGAGATTGGTGAGAGCGAGGATTATCTCGCGGGTGGAACGGATGTCAGTGTCAAGGGATTCAAGTTTGGTGAAGATGCTGGTGTCAAGGATGTGCAGGAGAAGTTGGCGGAGACTAAGCTGGAGGAGCAGTCTGTTGCGGCGTAG
- a CDS encoding Endonuclease/exonuclease/phosphatase codes for MEPTNGEGPDGSSLKPVSSLRARFENMGNSTNSNVSKPVDVPPTTAPAATGPPSRPISPAPKPNRLRDFKPGQEVPPASPSTPAIPARPKPKPAALSVNHDAPPPPTSARPAPTPKPQTVQLQQPPASATLPAVTVLPPQSPPKGRISALAVGDQPSFVNPDAVATPPTPTGGSRSFKIPSRSLNTSPSFNAPKSPRSGGSRPPSPPPPRRSGELIRTREPKVPPPPPAPRNEKALIPAPPKIASLSGPTVIGKGGISQENSPFNSPPSSLGSGEETPPKLPTRPRPQSHIEPSRPKSVVMGFDPPPVHHSITTMRKDREEANGFSRGNITPQVTGEPRPALPARPANFDIPPRPPPVNNNSNSMPPPPRPQRPAATTAVQAVDPAPTSSPPKRVVSTPTTQQPQQQLAAPSRGHGRSMTIDRASDRTPAEFRIAPTTVAAPIAAAAPPKSVQSTPVVAAKIAPKAEPIHHVTTYPEASNTNRRPPFSKHGTYEIPTKYDARSFDVCGEFICASGYMTRVWSLIDGEQIMSLQHTEGVKATAVSFKPAADPREEGKRIWIGTNTGDLMEVEVATHAITPSKPNVHGRNEVVRIFRHWNEIWTMDESGTLLVWGPDEKAVANITGHPTQSYKLPKGHTHSMVIGDYLWHATGKEIRVFAPTVDGRTQFQVLVRPLIADSAGEVTSGTLVKSHPDKVFFGHVDGKVTVYNTNDYSCVMMMNISTWKINALASAGNYIWAAYNTGKICVYDVEEAPWVILKEWQGHENPIVKMAADPSCSYFLDRQQIISLGADNKIKAWDGLLEDDFLEDSMKSKDTQYCDFDEIRALFFTWNAGASTPSSLRHSGGDSTFFQDLVQSSGSPDILVFGFQELVDLEDKKLTAKRFLKPKKKEAGTDQERMSHQYRDWRDFLMKTLDDYMPADDLYHLLHTAPMVGLFTCVFVKATLRDRIRGLQGAEVKRGMGGLHGNKGCVAVRFRVDDTSICLVNCHLAAGQSQANARHNDIAAILEANLFAVERDSASRIDSFVGGGDGSLIMDHELCILNGDLNYRIDTMSRDTVVTAVKQNNLGKLLERDQLLVARRRNPAFKLRAFEEMPITFAPTYKYDVGTDNYDTSEKRRSPAWCDRLLYRGRGRVEQFDYRRHEVRVSDHRPVTGTFNLWVKKVDPRGRATAWMESQQSFEDMREKETSEDKLLFLRDTCGFDEETSKRLIREKSARRDNRSPVRA; via the exons ATGGAGCCAACTAACGGAGAAGGGCCCGATGGCTCTTCACTT AAGCCGGTATCCTCATTACGAGCCCGATTCGAGAACATGGGCAACTCGACCAACTCCAACGTCAGCAAACCTGTCGATGTCCCGCCTACTACAGCTCCAGCTGCCACCGGACCTCCTTCACGACCTATCTCCCCAGCTCCCAAACCGAACCGTCTTCGTGATTTCAAACCTGGACAAGAAGTACCGCCGGCCAGTCCTTCGACCCCAGCAATCCCTGCGAGACCAAAGCCTAAGCCAGCGGCACTGTCTGTTAATCACGATGCCCCTCCCCCGCCGACGTCCGCACGACCAGCTCCGACCCCGAAACCACAAACAGTTCAGCTACAACAACCACCTGCGTCGGCTACGCTTCCAGCTGTGACAGTTCTTCCACCACAATCGCCCCCGAAGGGTCGAATCTCAGCACTGGCAGTTGGAGACCAACCTTCATTCGTAAACCCAGATGCTGTCGCGACACCTCCAACACCAACCGGCGGTAGCCGATCCTTCAAGATTCCAAGTCGATCACTTAATACTTCACCATCTTTCAATGCTCCTAAGTCTCCTCGCTCTGGCGGTTCGAGGCCGCCGTCACCGCCTCCACCTAGACGTTCTGGAGAGCTGATCAGGACTCGAGAACCCAAGGTTCCTCCTCCGCCGCCAGCCCCTCGCAATGAAAAGGCACTGATACCTGCGCCTCCCAAGATCGCATCGCTTTCTGGGCCAACAGTCATTGGGAAGGGTGGCATCTCCCAGGAAAACTCACCATTTAACAGTCCGCCAAGTAGCTTGGGATCTGGGGAGGAGACACCTCCAAAACTACCAACACGACCAAGGCCACAATCGCACATTGAACCAAGCAGGCCAAAATCTGTGGTTATGGGCTTCGATCCTCCGCCTGTTCATCATTCGATCACGACTATGAGAAAGGATCGTGAAGAGGCCAATGGGTTCTCAAGAGGCAATATAACTCCTCAGGTAACTGGCGAGCCTCGGCCAGCACTACCAGCAAGACCTGCAAACTTTGACATCCCGCCTCGACCTCCTCCAGTAAACAATAATAGTAATAGCATGCCTCCTCCCCCACGACCACAACGCCCCGCTGCAACGACAGCAGTGCAAGCCGTCGATCCGGCGCCTACTTCTTCACCACCTAAGCGAGTTGTTTCAACCCCTACGACACAGcaacctcagcaacagcTTGCAGCTCCTTCACGAGGTCATGGCAGGTCTATGACGATAGATAGAGCATCTGACCGAACACCAGCCGAGTTCCGTATCGCCCCGACGACCGTTGCCGCCCCGATTGCTGCTGCCGCACCTCCAAAGTCTGTACAATCCACTCCAGTTGTTGCCGCAAAAATTGCTCCAAAGGCTGAGCCTATCCATCACGTCACGACATATCCCGAGGCTTCAAACACCAATCGACGACCACCCTTCAGCAAGCATGGAACTTATGAGATTCCAACAAAGTATGATGCGAGAAGTTTCGACGTTTGTGGTGAATTTATTTGCGCCAGTGGTTACATGACAAGAGTGTGGAGTCTCATAGACGGCGAGCAAATTATGAGCTTACAGCATACTGAGGGAGTCAAGGCGACAGCGGTAAGCTTCAAACCTGCTGCTGACCCGCGAGAAGAAGGCAAGAGGATATGGATCGGTACCAATACAGGAGACCTCATGGAAGTCGAGGTAGCGACGCATGCCATAACACCGAGCAAGCCAAATGTCCATGGTCGAAACGAAGTTGTACGAATATTCCGACATTGGAACGAAATCTGGACTATGGATGAATCGGGAACACTACTCGTGTGGGGACCGGATGAGAAAGCAGTTGCAAATATCACAGGACATCCGACTCAGAGTTACAAGCTTCCAAAAGGACACACTCATTCCATGGTTATCGGAGATTATCTTTGGCATGCGACAGGCAAGGAGATTCGAGTATTTGCGCCTACAGTCGATGGACGAACCCAATTTCAAGTGCTCGTTCGTCCCCTGATAGCGGATAGTGCCGGCGAGGTTACTTCTGGCACTCTTGTCAAGTCACATCCGGATAAGGTCTTCTTTGGTCATGTGGATGGCAAGGTGACTGTCTACAATACCAATGACTATTCGTgtgtgatgatgatgaacatCAGCACATGGAAGATCAACGCATTGGCGAGTGCAGGCAACTACATCTGGGCAGCGTACAACACCGGTAAAATATGTGTGTATGACGTGGAGGAGGCACCTTGGGTCATTCTCAAAGAGTGGCAGGGGCATGAGAATCCCATTGTCAAGATGGCCGCCGACCCCTCTTGCTCATATTTCCTGGACCGACAGCAAATCATTTCGTTGGGAGCTGATAACAAGATTAAAGCATGGGATGGCTTGCTTGAGGATGACTTCCTCGAAGATTCAATGAAGTCGAAAGATACTCAATACTGCGACTTCGACGAAATACGAGCCCTATTCTTTACCTGGAATGCCGGAGCATCGACACCTTCGAGTCTACGACATTCTGGTGGCGATTCAACATTCTTTCAAGATCTTGTTCAGTCTAGTGGCTCGCCAGATATCCTTGTGTTTGGTTTCCAGGAACTTGTGGACTTGGAGGACAAGAAGTTGACGGCCAAACGATTCTTGAAGCCCAAGAAAAAAGAAGCCGGAACAGACCAGGAACGAATGAGCCACCAGTACCGAGATTGGCGCGACTTTTTGATGAAGACCCTCGATGACTACATGCCAGCAGACGATTTATATCACCTCCTTCATACAGCACCTATGGTTGGATTGTTCACCTGTGTCTTTGTGAAAGCAACCCTACGAGACAGGATCAGGGGCCTCCAAGGCGCTGAGGTCAAGCGAGGTATGGGTGGCTTGCACGGTAACAAGGGCTGTGTTGCCGTACGCTTCCGAGTTGATGACACCTCCATCTGCCTCGTCAATTGCCATTTGGCTGCCGGGCAGTCACAAGCGAACGCCCGACACAATGACATTGCAGCCATTCTTGAAGCTAATCTTTTTGCTGTTGAACGAGATTCTGCTTCTCGCATTGACAGCTTCGTTGGTGGCGGTGATGGCAGTCTGATCATGGATCATGAGCTGTGTATTCTCAATGGCGACTTGAACTACCGAATTGATACCATGTCTCGTGATACTGTTGTTACAGCAGTCAAACAGAACAATCTGGGCAAACTCCTCGAACGAGACCAGCTTTTGGTGGCACGAAGACGAAATCCAGCATTCAAGCTTCGGGCTTTTGAAGAAATGCCCATCACATTTGCGCCAACTTATAAGTACGACGTTGGTACTGACAACTACGACACCAGCGAGAAGAGACGAAGCCCTGCCTGGTGTGACCGACTACTGTACAGAGGGCGAGGCCGTGTCGAACAATTTGATTACAGACGGCATGAGGTTCGAGTGAGTGACCACCGTCCTGTAACTGGAACTTTCAACCTTTGGGTCAAGAAGGTCGATCCAAGAGGTCGAGCAACAGCTTGGATGGAAAGTCAACAGAGCTTCGAAGATATGCGGGAGAAAGAAACGTCCGAAGACAA ACTTTTGTTCTTAAGGGATACTTGCGGCTTTGACGAAGAGACGAGCAAGAGGCTCATTAGAGAGAAGTCAGCGAGACGTGACAACCGCAGTCCCGTTCGCGCTTAG
- a CDS encoding protein phosphatase 2A regulatory subunit RTS1: protein MKRFSQRVLSRGKDPNKSSKKNKDSKDGTASPSSRDSNQSPVLTPSSSTSTLNDPRNKPLPQNNAGHGGEHGSGSQPSNLSNVTQAGSTPDRFATGGASSPNGGSANSRLPPTVVISPTPGHIPPPGAAETMPHDLAPPKAGQKSLLIHRGIDNRDAIPEGLRTPKRQHSSRFDISAHRELEKLPGFHEVPPNRRQELFMQKIDQCNVIFDFNDASGDMKSKEIKRLALHELLDYVANNRQVITEPMYPKVVDMFAKNLFRPIPPPMNPQGEAFDPEEDEPVLEVAWPHIQVVYEFFLRFIESQDFNTNIAKAYIDHSFVLQLLELFDSEDPRERDFLKTTLHRIYGKFLNLRSFIRRSINNVFFQFTYETERFNGIAELLEILGSIINGFALPLKEEHKIFLTRVLLPLHKPKSLSMYHPQLAYCIVQFLEKDASLTEDVVLGLLRYWPKVNSTKEVMFLNEVEDIFEVMDPAEFAKVQEPLFHQLAKSVASPHFQVAERALYFWNNEYFCNLVSDNVEIILPIMFAPLYENSKGHWNRTIHGMVYNAMKLFMEINPQLFDDCSHDYTEQQNSAAAREALRERKWAALSEKANQQRESNGNGTADAPSAQNHVNPMPRVDEVDPVTEDNSKRLDSLKLQDGRPNLHERQNSVGSTRSR from the exons ATGAAGCGCTTCAGTCAGAGAGTT CTCTCGCGTGGGAAAGATCCAAATAAGTCTTctaagaagaacaaggatTCCAAGGATGGTACCGCGTCCCCTTCATCACGGGATTCCAATCAGTCACCCGTGCTCACGCCCTCATCCTCCACGTCGACCTTGAACGATCCTAGAAACAAGCCACTGCCACAGAACAATGCTGGACACGGAGGTGAACACGGCAGTGGCTCACAGCCCTCCAATCTGTCCAATGTAACTCAGGCCGGTAGCACCCCTGATCGCTTTGCAACTGGAGGCGCTTCGAGCCCCAATGGTGGAAGTGCCAACTCGAGACTTCCGCCAACTGTTGTCATCAGCCCAACACCAGGT CATATCCCTCCCCCCGGAGCCGCCGAGACGATGCCACACGATTTGGCCCCTCCTAAAGCAGGACAAAAGTCACTCTTGATCCATCGAGGAATAGATAACCGCGATGCGATTCCCGAGGGACTCAGAACCCCAAAGAGACAGCATTCTTCACGATTCGACATCTCCGCCCACCgcgagcttgagaagttgcCTGGATTCCACGAGGTCCCCCCTAACCGACGACAAGAACTCTTCATGCAAAAGATTGATCAGTGCAACGTCATTTTCGACTTCAACGATGCGAGTGGTGACATGAAGtccaaggagatcaagaggCTAGCTTTGCACGAGCTACTGGATTATGTCGCCAACAACCGACAAGTCATCACGGAACCCATGTACCCCAAGGTTGTCGACATGTTTGCCAAGAACTTGTTCCGTCCGATCCCTCCTCCAATGAACCCTCAAGGCGAAGCTTTCGATCCCGAAGAGGACGAGCCTGTTCTTGAGGTCGCTTGGCCGCATATCCAGGTCGTTTATGAGTTCTTCCTTCGCTTCATTGAGAGTCAGGatttcaacaccaacatcgcCAAGGCCTACATTGACCACAGCTTTGtcctccagcttcttgagctttttGACTCAGAGGACCCCCGTGAGCGAGACTTCTTGAAGACCACCCTCCATCGCATTTACGGAAAATTCCTTAACCTACGATCCTTTATTCGACGATCCATCAACAACGTCTTCTTCCAATTCACCTACGAAACCGAGCGATTCAACGGTATTGCCGAGTTGCTCGAGATTCTTGGCTCTATTATCAACGGGTTTGCTCTCCCTTTGAAGGAGGAGCacaagatcttcttgacccGAGTGCTATTGCCGCTGCACAAGCCCAAGAGTCTGAGCATGTACCACCCTCAGCTTGCCTACTGTATTGTGCAATTCTTGGAGAAGGATGCTTCTCTTACAGAAGAT GTGGTTTTGGGATTACTCCGTTACTGGCCCAAGGTCAACAGCACAAAGGAGGTCATGTTCCTCAACGAAGTCGAAGATATCTTTGAGGTCATGGATCCTGCAGAGTTTGCGAAGGTTCAAGAACCTCTGTTCCACCAGCTTGCCAAGTCTGTCGCCAGCCCTCACTTCCAGGTTGCCGAGCGAGCCCTGTACTTCTGGAACAACGAGTACTTCTGCAATCTTGTCAGCGACAATGTTGAAATCATTCTGCCCATTATGTTTGCTCCTCTCTACGAGAATTCAAAGGGCCACTGGAACAG AACGATCCACGGCATGGTTTACAATGCTATGAAGCTGTTCATGGAGATTAACCCACAGTTATTTGATGACTGCTCGCACGACTACACAGAACAGCAGAACAGCGCAGCAGCACGTGAAGCTCTTCGAGAGCGTAAATGGGCTGCTTTAAGCGAGAAGGCCAACCAACAGAGGGAAAGCAATGGCAATGGAACCGCCGATGCCCCATCAGCACAAAACCATGTCAACCCCATGCCTCGTGTAGACGAAGTCGACCCAGTCACCGAGGATAATTCGAAGCGCCTCGATTCGCTTAAGTTGCAAGACGGCCGACCCAATCTCCACGAGCGACAGAACTCTGTAGGATCTACTCGAAGTCGGTAA